CCATGCCGACTTCTTCCCGCACCTTGTTGATGTTGGTGCGGCGGTCGGCAATATTGAAACCGTCGACGATCACTTCGCCCGACGTGATTTCCTCAAGACCGTTTAAACAACGGAGAAATGTGCTTTTCCCGGAACCGGACGGCCCGATCACACAGACCACTTCCCGTTCCTTAATTTCACAGGTGACGCCTTTCAGTACTTCATTCCTGCCAAAATACTTATGCAGATCCTTAACGCGAATCACTTGTGCCGTACCTCCTTTCAAGCCATGCGACAAGGATCGAGAGCCCCAACGTCATGACCAGATACATCAGCGAAATCGTCAGATACGGTTCCCACACACGGCTGGTGGCGCCAAAAGCGGTCCGTGCCGCATACGCCAGCTCCCCCAAACCGACAGCCGACACCAGCGAGGAGTCTTTCAGCAACATGATCGCTTCGTTGCCGAGCGGCGGCAGCATCCGGCGAAACGCTTGCGGGATGATGATATAGCGCATCGTTTTGGCATACGTCAATCCGAGCGAACGGGCCGCTTCCGTCTGCCCCCGGTCGATCGATTGAATACCCGCCCGGAAAATCTCGGCGATATACGCGCCGGAGTTCAATGTCAGCGCGACCACCCCCGAAAAGAACACACCGGACAGCATCCCCGTCTCAGCCAGTTTGATTTGCCGGGCCAATTCCCCCGAAATCAGCAAGCCGTCCGTCTGATTGATCAAAATCGGCATCAAACCGAAATGCACGATCAAAATCTGCACGAACAGCGGCGTTCCGCGAAAGAAAGTGATATACAGAATGGCCGGCCACCTGACGAAAATCGATACCACGTATTTCCAAATCCCGTGTTTGACCCTTGCCAGCCGGGCGATCCCCAAAAAAAGCCCGAGCAGCGTGCCCAATACAACCGCAATCACGGTCACTTGCAGGGTGACTTTTGCCCCCTGCAAAAACAGAGGCATGTAGTTCACAATAATGTCCCAGCGAAAATTCATGCGAATACCCACCTTCTACCCGTCAAAAATCAATCCTAGTAAGCACGAACCTACTATAGCATACTCGCCGCCCCATTTGCTAGAACTTTCAAAATAAGGGAAAAACGCAACCTGTCTCTGCAGAGTTGCGTTCTTGCGCATACAGCATCATGCAAATGAAGCGTTACTTGGTGCCGAAGTACTGATCGTAGATTTTTTTGTAGGTTCCGTCGTCCTTGATCTTCTTCAGACCGTCGTTGATCTTGTCGAGCAGTTCTTTGTTGCCTTTCTTCACCGCAATGCCGTAAAACTCTTTCTCGAACGAAGGATCGTCAATCATCTTAAACCCTTTGTCGGAGTTGTTTTTCACATAGTTGATCACCACGCCGTTGTCAGCCACGACCGCTTCCACACCGCCGTTGGCCAGTTCTTTCAGAGCAAGCGGCGTGCTTTCAAAGCGTTTCACGTTCGGGTTGTCTTTACCGAGTAGCTTGGAGACCACATCATCCCCGGTGGTTCCGGTTTGAACGCCCACTTTCTTGCCCTTCAAATCCTCAAACTTGGCGATCTTCGAATCTTTCGGGACGGCGATCAATTGCTTGGCTTCAAAATATGGTTCCGAGAAATCCATGGATTTTTTCCGCTCGTCGGTGATCGTGATGGCGGAGATCAAAATGTCGCGGTCGCCATTTTGCAAATTG
The sequence above is drawn from the Effusibacillus pohliae DSM 22757 genome and encodes:
- a CDS encoding amino acid ABC transporter permease yields the protein MNFRWDIIVNYMPLFLQGAKVTLQVTVIAVVLGTLLGLFLGIARLARVKHGIWKYVVSIFVRWPAILYITFFRGTPLFVQILIVHFGLMPILINQTDGLLISGELARQIKLAETGMLSGVFFSGVVALTLNSGAYIAEIFRAGIQSIDRGQTEAARSLGLTYAKTMRYIIIPQAFRRMLPPLGNEAIMLLKDSSLVSAVGLGELAYAARTAFGATSRVWEPYLTISLMYLVMTLGLSILVAWLERRYGTSDSR
- a CDS encoding basic amino acid ABC transporter substrate-binding protein → MKTSKALMFAATLLLGTALVGCGSKTQSPGQTGGGAAPAPQVKEYVVGTDAAYAPFESQNEKGEIVGFDVDLLKAIADKAGFKVTFKNTPWEGIFTNLQNGDRDILISAITITDERKKSMDFSEPYFEAKQLIAVPKDSKIAKFEDLKGKKVGVQTGTTGDDVVSKLLGKDNPNVKRFESTPLALKELANGGVEAVVADNGVVINYVKNNSDKGFKMIDDPSFEKEFYGIAVKKGNKELLDKINDGLKKIKDDGTYKKIYDQYFGTK